From Linepithema humile isolate Giens D197 chromosome 8, Lhum_UNIL_v1.0, whole genome shotgun sequence, one genomic window encodes:
- the mRpL39 gene encoding large ribosomal subunit protein mL39 yields the protein MFHKYKKICTTGLRLSTQILPSRCAGTLSKAEARKRRSQMFDEQKRKQQSELGRIQKVEVKYKSAEDEVVMQMNRNISTPYDCAKHISENIAKMSAIALVDDRVWDMHRPFTNDCELEMVTMNSPRVQMVNYAFWRTCSLILGAVADSAFKDNINVHLHSFPVPMIHSGSFIYDVFIDLPDWQPTVSELRAMSALFVKLTNQELPLERLEVPCNIALDMFQDNPFKSEQIPNIAKGNDDNRVTLYRLGDHVDISKGPMVGNSGLMGRVTVSAVHKLTDASVDGLYRFQGIALPKGILLNHFAYGILENRAKKLNTATWQSHVEDEMINVTASVN from the exons ATGTTTCACAA atacaaaaaaatctgTACTACCGGTTTGAGGTTATCAACACAGATCCTGCCATCAAGATGTGCAGGAACATTGTCCAAAGCAGAGGCAAGGAAGCGAAGGAGCCAAATGTTTGATGAGCAGAAACGAAAGCAGCAATCAGAACTAGGTAGAATTCAGAAGGTGGAAGTGAAATACAAGTCTGCAGAGGACGAGGTGGTGATGCAGATGAACCGAAACATTTCCACACCGTACGACTGTGCGAAGCACATTTCTGAGAATATCGCCAAAATGTCTGCCATCGCTCTAGTAGACGACCGTGTCTGGGATATGCACAGACCGTTCACAAACGACTGTGAGTTAGAGATGGTGACTATGAATAGTCCACGAGTACAGATGGTCAACTATGCCTTTTGGCGAACATGTTCGCTGATTCTGGGTGCTGTGGCAGATAGTGCATTCAAAGATAACATAAACGTGCATCTTCACAGCTTTCCCGTTCCCATGATTCATTCTGGTAGCTTTATCTATGATGTGTTTATTGATCTGCCAGATTGGCAGCCAACTGTCTCAGAACTACGTGCTATGTCTGCGCTTTTTGTCAAACTGACGAACCAAGAGTTGCCTTTGGAGAGGCTGGAAGTGCCGTGCAACATCGCCTTGGATATGTTTCAG GATAATCCCTTCAAATCCGAGCAGATACCCAACATTGCCAAAGGCAATGACGATAACAGAGTGACTTTGTACCGTCTGGGAGATCATGTGGACATTAGCAAAGGTCCTATGGTGGGTAACAGTGGCCTGATGGGACGCGTTACCGTATCAGCCGTGCATAAACTCACGGACGCGTCTGTGGACGGTCTGTACCGCTTTCAGGGCATTGCCTTACCCAAAGGCATTCTGCTTAATCATTTCGCTTACGGTATCCTGGAAAATCGCGCTAAAAAACTAAACACTGCTACGTGGCAGTCTCACGTAGAAGACGAAATGATCAATGTAACGGCGTCTGTGAATTAG
- the LOC105670522 gene encoding uncharacterized protein has protein sequence MIFPKEFEKCAMMSEKCPNCGQLVNASFSRLVKDSCGHTKCRMCLVYEAHGCKICQAERNTQDYLVPCSMNGEPNDANKSTREEIVLPLELVINKDSKSKENHSDSIGTECRSLNPHHDNVTTFDNNTDAYKPTTNDTVTNDDSGKVYIPKIETHDVVLNIHAHLRNESNSEIRNKNDDKTASLQNPHDNQVQEEKSEEAVKKNKNVRCRDRSHIMILPGNPERYKCNVCGKIFRNKKGKCYHDACVTGIKPYQCTFCDKTFVKRSHFEYHERVHKGYKPYKCNLCEKAFPQQNKLNRHMFSHSKEKQFLCPECNKRYSKRDDLKNHLSIHNATTTYNCKSCDKSFRILSNLKRHMRTHTSERPHTCDQCSKSFKDKSLLIRHKRIHGKERPFSCANCNRVFLSKSELRRHLTVHLDEKPFSCGYCQTLFRRKDNLNRHIRHHHSEDSNCERQRKTAVEADRNCSTKSNQQRQRQKPKRTQPKSPGKVATMFANSRDQINSRLDSMGNITPVIRTTSEVSNAVPVINGPINIRRLEDKTDRKIFTYTEPIPIAEAAVLNCRIEEKLYPQSASSHNHFVRSYLMDRNSKVNSYPNNKLASQENHSSTATSQSEPRTEERKDPVADTYEKKTVRTRKEKDKQNEEGKKDESSEKERSSSELKEDLSATSLQRSNYVSTIKKHTTQQSERHLIENSTNNGDSKTTNQSTMPKDFQDSCQKKQSGVHWRRRITETLKPC, from the exons ATGATATTTCCTAaggaatttgaaaaatgcgcTATGATGAGCGAAAAGTGTCCAAATTGTGGACAGCTTGTGAATGCGTCTTTCTCAAGACTCGTAAAGGATAGTTGTGGTCATACCAAGTGTCGAATGTGCTTAGTGTATGAAGCGCATGGTTGTAAAATTTGTCAAGCCGAACGCAACACTCAGGATTACTTGG tGCCATGCTCCATGAATGGAGAGCCAAACGATGCAAACAAATCGACCCGCGAAGAGATTGTGTTGCCGTTAGAGCTGGTCATCAACAAAGATTCTAAGTCCAAGGAAAACCATTCTGATTCAATCGGCACTGAGTGCAGATCGTTGAATCCCCATCATGACAATGTTACAACTTTCGACAATAACACAGATGCTTACAAGCCTACAACAAATGACACAGTCACTAATGATGATTCCGGCAAAGTGTACATTCCAAAAATAGAAACTCATGATGTAGTATTGAATATCCACGCCCACTTAAGGAATGAAAGTAATTCCGAAATAAGGAATAAGAATGATGACAAAACAGCGAGTTTGCAGAATCCGcat GATAATCAGGTACAGGAAGAAAAAAGCGAGGAGGCAGTGAAGAAAAACAAGAATGTCAGATGTCGTGATCGTAGTCACATAATGATATTGCCGGGTAATCCGGAAAGGTACAAATGCAACGTGTGCGGTAAGATCTTTCGAAACAAGAAAGGCAAGTGCTATCACGACGCTTGCGTGACAGGCATCAAGCCTTACCAGTGTACTTTTTGCGACAAGACATTCGTAAAGCGCTCTCACTTCGAGTACCACGAGAGAGTTCATAAAGGATACAAACCATATAAATGCAATCTGTGCGAAAAGGCGTTTCCTCAACAGAACAAGCTCAACAGACATATGTTTTCGCATAGCA AGGAGAAGCAGTTTCTATGTCCCGAATGCAACAAACGTTACAGCAAACGAGACGACTTAAAGAATCACTTAAGTATACACAACGCGACAACTACGTATAATTGCAAGTCCTGCGACAAGTCTTTCCGCATATTAAGTAATCTCAAACGTCATATGCGAACGCATACAA GCGAACGACCGCACACGTGTGATCAATGCAGCAAGTCTTTCAAGGacaaatctttattaatacgGCACAAACGGATTCACGGGAAGGAAAGACCGTTCTCTTGCGCCAATTGCAACCGAGTTTTTTTGTCGAAGAGCGAGCTGAGGCGACATTTAACTGTCCATTTAG ATGAAAAGCCGTTCTCTTGCGGATACTGTCAGACGCTGTTCAGAcgcaaagataatttaaacCGGCACATCCGACACCACCATAGCGAGGATTCCAATTGCGAGAGACAGCGCAAGACAGCGGTCGAAGCAGATCGGAATTGTTCAACGAAGAGCAATCAGCAACGGCAGAGGCAGAAACCAAAGAGGACGCAGCCAAAGAGCCCTGGCAAGGTCGCTACGATGTTCGCAAACTCTCGCGATCAGATTAACTCGCGGCTGGACTCCATGGGCAATATTACGCCTGTGATCAGGACCACTAGCGAGGTGAGTAACGCGGTGCCGGTGATCAATGGACCCATTAACATTAGGCGACTGGAGGACAAGACTGATAGAAAGATATTTACGTACACGGAGCCGATTCCGATCGCCGAGGCGGCAGTGCTTAACTGCCGAATTGAAGAAAAGCTGTACCCGCAGAGCGCCAGTAGTCACAATCATTTTGTACGCAGCTATCTAATGGACAGAAATTCAAAAGTGAACTCTTACCCTAACAACAAGCTCGCGTCACAAGAAAATCACAGTTCTACCGCGACCTCACAAAGTGAACCGAGAACGGAAGAACGCAAGGATCCTGTGGCTGACACATACGAAAAGAAAACTGTGAGGACtaggaaagagaaagacaaGCAGAACGAGGAGGGAAAAAAGGATGAGTCttctgaaaaagaaagaagttcCAGCGAGCTTAAGGAGGATCTGAGCGCTACTTCTCTTCAAAGGTCTAATTATGTCTCCACAATCAAGAAACATACCACACAGCAGTCAGAGAGACATTTGATCGAGAACTCGACAAATAATGGAGATTCGAAGACAACGAATCAATCAACGATGCCAAAGGATTTTCAAGACAGCTGCCAAAAAAAGCAGAGCGGTGTACATTGGAGACGCAGAATTACAGAGACGCTGAAACCGTGCTGA
- the LOC105670530 gene encoding uncharacterized protein isoform X3: MYWMFLGLLGSAIAAQSSYDLETRAVSFPGKPNNLGPLYSTGLSPTQGFRDNSYEDNAVTPTPSPTPIYRSSNQPLYRKPTAASIDRDYQSAIRVGPPPRTSGRGQLQYGPNGPTQEELEEEKEEPDRLSLLLPQSRFDCVNKQTGYYADEDLNCEVFHYCQDNARHSWICPEGFTFHQVHLICMPPSGDISCKKSSQYHFVNEYLYKPLNLQEAESKPNVTLRYSERYYPSDIYQDEREVGDYQITPTPAPVRRPAPQVFVNPQSASLNSIPTSARPQPAGLPQFRLPVNQVFHSPEEVNIPLQHRRPQPQQHQAIRRYPQIQSDEEEYE; encoded by the exons ATGTACTGGATGTTCCTGGGGTTGCTGGGCTCCGCCATTGCGGCGCAGAGTTCTTACGATTTAGAGACCAGAGCGGTTTCGTTTCCCGGGAAGCCGAACAACTTGGGGCCGCTGTACTCGACTGGCTTGAGCCCCACGCAAGGATTCCGCGATAACAGCTACGAGGACAATGCGGTCACGCCAACACCGTCGCCGACGCCAATCTACAGGAGTTCTAATCAACCG CTGTATCGCAAGCCAACGGCAGCTTCAATAGACCGCGATTATCAATCGGCTATCCGCGTCGGTCCTCCACCGCGCACTTCCGGTCGCGGCCAGCTCCAATACGGACCCAACGGGCCGACGCAGGAGGAACTTGAGGAGGAAAAGGAAGAGCCCGATCGTCTCAGTCTTCTTCTGCCCCAAAGCAGATTTGACTGCGTCAACAAGCAGACCGGTTATTACGCCGATGAAGATCTCAATTGCGAGGTCTTCCATTATTGCCAGGACAACGCAAGACACTCCTGGATCTGTCCCGAGGGCTTCACCTTCCATCAG GTGCACTTAATCTGCATGCCTCCTAGCGGCGACATCAGCTGCAAGAAGAGCTCCCAGTACCACTTCGTCAACGAGTACCTGTACAAGCCGCTGAACCTGCAGGAGGCCGAGAGTAAGCCCAACGTCACTCTGAGATACAGCGAGAGGTACTACCCCTCCGATATCTACCAAGACGAGCGGGAGGTCGGCGATTATCAGATCACTCCCACGCCCGCTCCGGTGCGCCGTCCTGCCCCACAG GTCTTTGTGAACCCGCAGTCCGCAAGTTTGAATAGCATTCCAACTTCGGCCCGTCCGCAGCCCGCAGGACTCCCGCAGTTTCGTCTCCCGGTGAATCAGGTATTCCACAGCCCCGAGGAAGTAAACATCCCTCTTCAGCACAGACGACCGCAGCCGCAACAGCACCAAGCTATTAGACGATATCCTCAGATCCAGTCCGACGAGGAGGAATATGAGTAG
- the LOC105670530 gene encoding uncharacterized protein isoform X1 yields MFINFIRTFISTHVCTRGKAPLTVDTLEMRPFASKWKARNEIEIARYGTHVLIRPTSQLQASLHVSGRMYWMFLGLLGSAIAAQSSYDLETRAVSFPGKPNNLGPLYSTGLSPTQGFRDNSYEDNAVTPTPSPTPIYRSSNQPLYRKPTAASIDRDYQSAIRVGPPPRTSGRGQLQYGPNGPTQEELEEEKEEPDRLSLLLPQSRFDCVNKQTGYYADEDLNCEVFHYCQDNARHSWICPEGFTFHQVHLICMPPSGDISCKKSSQYHFVNEYLYKPLNLQEAESKPNVTLRYSERYYPSDIYQDEREVGDYQITPTPAPVRRPAPQVFVNPQSASLNSIPTSARPQPAGLPQFRLPVNQVFHSPEEVNIPLQHRRPQPQQHQAIRRYPQIQSDEEEYE; encoded by the exons ATGTTCATTAATTTCATACGCACATTCATAAGCACGCACGTGTGCACGCGAGGGAAAGCGCCCTTGACCGTCGATACCCTCGAAATGCGGCCATTtgcatcgaaatggaaagccagaaatgaaattgaaatcGCGCGATATGGCACTCACGTTTTAATTCGACCAACAAGTCAATTACAAGCCTCGCTTCACGTGTCTGGCAGGATGTACTGGATGTTCCTGGGGTTGCTGGGCTCCGCCATTGCGGCGCAGAGTTCTTACGATTTAGAGACCAGAGCGGTTTCGTTTCCCGGGAAGCCGAACAACTTGGGGCCGCTGTACTCGACTGGCTTGAGCCCCACGCAAGGATTCCGCGATAACAGCTACGAGGACAATGCGGTCACGCCAACACCGTCGCCGACGCCAATCTACAGGAGTTCTAATCAACCG CTGTATCGCAAGCCAACGGCAGCTTCAATAGACCGCGATTATCAATCGGCTATCCGCGTCGGTCCTCCACCGCGCACTTCCGGTCGCGGCCAGCTCCAATACGGACCCAACGGGCCGACGCAGGAGGAACTTGAGGAGGAAAAGGAAGAGCCCGATCGTCTCAGTCTTCTTCTGCCCCAAAGCAGATTTGACTGCGTCAACAAGCAGACCGGTTATTACGCCGATGAAGATCTCAATTGCGAGGTCTTCCATTATTGCCAGGACAACGCAAGACACTCCTGGATCTGTCCCGAGGGCTTCACCTTCCATCAG GTGCACTTAATCTGCATGCCTCCTAGCGGCGACATCAGCTGCAAGAAGAGCTCCCAGTACCACTTCGTCAACGAGTACCTGTACAAGCCGCTGAACCTGCAGGAGGCCGAGAGTAAGCCCAACGTCACTCTGAGATACAGCGAGAGGTACTACCCCTCCGATATCTACCAAGACGAGCGGGAGGTCGGCGATTATCAGATCACTCCCACGCCCGCTCCGGTGCGCCGTCCTGCCCCACAG GTCTTTGTGAACCCGCAGTCCGCAAGTTTGAATAGCATTCCAACTTCGGCCCGTCCGCAGCCCGCAGGACTCCCGCAGTTTCGTCTCCCGGTGAATCAGGTATTCCACAGCCCCGAGGAAGTAAACATCCCTCTTCAGCACAGACGACCGCAGCCGCAACAGCACCAAGCTATTAGACGATATCCTCAGATCCAGTCCGACGAGGAGGAATATGAGTAG
- the LOC105670530 gene encoding uncharacterized protein isoform X2: MFINFIRTFISTHVCTRGKAPLTVDTLEMRPFASKWKARNEIEIARYGTHVLIRPTSQLQASLHVSGRMYWMFLGLLGSAIAAQSSYDLETRAVSFPGKPNNLGPLYSTGLSPTQGFRDNSYEDNAVTPTPSPTPIYRSSNQPLYRKPTAASIDRDYQSAIRVGPPPRTSGRGQLQYGPNGPTQEELEEEKEEPDRLSLLLPQSRFDCVNKQTGYYADEDLNCEVFHYCQDNARHSWICPEGFTFHQVHLICMPPSGDISCKKSSQYHFVNEYLYKPLNLQEAESKPNVTLRYSERYYPSDIYQDEREVGDYQITPTPAPVRRPAPQVLYRSL, translated from the exons ATGTTCATTAATTTCATACGCACATTCATAAGCACGCACGTGTGCACGCGAGGGAAAGCGCCCTTGACCGTCGATACCCTCGAAATGCGGCCATTtgcatcgaaatggaaagccagaaatgaaattgaaatcGCGCGATATGGCACTCACGTTTTAATTCGACCAACAAGTCAATTACAAGCCTCGCTTCACGTGTCTGGCAGGATGTACTGGATGTTCCTGGGGTTGCTGGGCTCCGCCATTGCGGCGCAGAGTTCTTACGATTTAGAGACCAGAGCGGTTTCGTTTCCCGGGAAGCCGAACAACTTGGGGCCGCTGTACTCGACTGGCTTGAGCCCCACGCAAGGATTCCGCGATAACAGCTACGAGGACAATGCGGTCACGCCAACACCGTCGCCGACGCCAATCTACAGGAGTTCTAATCAACCG CTGTATCGCAAGCCAACGGCAGCTTCAATAGACCGCGATTATCAATCGGCTATCCGCGTCGGTCCTCCACCGCGCACTTCCGGTCGCGGCCAGCTCCAATACGGACCCAACGGGCCGACGCAGGAGGAACTTGAGGAGGAAAAGGAAGAGCCCGATCGTCTCAGTCTTCTTCTGCCCCAAAGCAGATTTGACTGCGTCAACAAGCAGACCGGTTATTACGCCGATGAAGATCTCAATTGCGAGGTCTTCCATTATTGCCAGGACAACGCAAGACACTCCTGGATCTGTCCCGAGGGCTTCACCTTCCATCAG GTGCACTTAATCTGCATGCCTCCTAGCGGCGACATCAGCTGCAAGAAGAGCTCCCAGTACCACTTCGTCAACGAGTACCTGTACAAGCCGCTGAACCTGCAGGAGGCCGAGAGTAAGCCCAACGTCACTCTGAGATACAGCGAGAGGTACTACCCCTCCGATATCTACCAAGACGAGCGGGAGGTCGGCGATTATCAGATCACTCCCACGCCCGCTCCGGTGCGCCGTCCTGCCCCACAG GTTTTGTACAGGTCTTTGTGA